GCCTCTTTTGTTACAGGATTACCACCAATGATGATTTTTACATCATCTCTTAGTCCTTCCTTTTTTATTTCATCTATAATATTTTTCATTGAATCAATGGCTAAGGTAAGTACACCACTCATTCCTATAATCTGTGGTTTCACTTCTTTAACTTTTTCTAAAAAAGCGTCTGCTGATTGGTCAATACCAATATCATATACTTCAAAACCTGCTGCTTCCGACATACTTCTAAAAATATTCTTGCCGATATCGTGTAGGTCTCCCTCCACTGTCCCTAAAACAATCCTTCCCACTTTTTCTGTAGTTCCTGAGCCTATTACTGGCTTTAGAGTTTCAATAGCACTTGTTAATAATTCCCCTGCAAAGATTAAATCACCAACAAAGTACTCTCCTTTGTCAAATAAATCCCCTACAATTGCCATCCCCTGCTGACATGCATTTACAACCTTTTGCGCATCTTCCTCACTTGGGCTTGTTTCTACAAATTCATTTAGCATCTCTAATACTTCATCTTCATCAAGCTCTCCCACTGCATGTGTCAATGCATTTAAATCCATTGCTAAACTTGCCATTTTCAGCTCCCCCTTTTATTATTTTTATATTCCTCAAACCACTGGCGTGATTAGAAGTTCTTTTAAAACCAAGGAATTGAACAGATTTTCAGTTCCTCTTAACCAATTTATTACCTCCATTAGAAGATTAACTAAAGTTACTTATTGTAACCTGTATATACATGTAATATATGTGTATATACTCATAATTATATCAGACATTTCTTTACTGTCAATACACCTATGTATGTTTTTTGTAATTTTCAAAATACTTTTTAGCCAATTATTTAAAATAGCAGCTATAATTCTGCATAAATAAGAATTATAGCTGCTACTTGGTTTTTCTTCAGTATTTACATCAATAGTGCCATAACAAAGTTAAACATCATTTCTTCATAGCTTTGCATCTTGGGCGCCATTACCCCCTCAAGTCTCTCCTCCAATTCTGGATGTTCTGCCTTATATTCTTCCCAAGTCTTATAATACTTTGTATTCATATAGCATCCCTCCTTTTAATAATGAGCATTTTCAGCCACATATTGTAAAACTGCCTGTAGGTTTTCAGTATTCACACTATCTGCTGTGATAATTCCTTTATCAAAGCCAAACATATACTTGCCCCCTGGTGCAAGAAGATCAATTAGTTCTTTTGCCTTATCAATACATTGCTGTTTTGTTCCTGTCTTTAACAATGTGATTGGATAGAAGCCTGTAATAATATGTTTCCTACCTAGCTTTTCCTTTACAAGCTGAGGATCTCCATACTCGAACCGCATCCTTGTATTTTCAGGAAGGTCACATAAGTAATCAACATAACGCATCCAATCATGCTCAAGAAATAACATACATGGATAGCCCATAGCAGCTAATTCCTCCACCAGTTTTTTCAAGGTCGGCCAATAGAACTTCTCAAAGTCCTGTGGACGTATATAAGGTGCCATATGCAATGGAATAAAAGTATTTAAGTATTTGCTTGGAGATTTTGGAGGAATTCCTTGTCTAATCATCAAAGGCGTAACCGCCTCAACAGCTGCTAAAAGTTTATCAGGATACATTCTAAGATCACGAATAATCCCTTTAAAACCCCTTAACTGATCTGCTATAAAGTCGAAGGGAGCTTCTGTTAATACATCTATGCCTCCTAAGGAGGAATAGCCAAACTTTTTGTTGATTCTTTGCATTCTAGCCCTATCAACAGACAACTCGTCGTAGTAGGCTTTAAATGCCTTTGCAAATACTATAGATTTTTGTGCAGGACTTGTATTAAGTTCTGTATAAATCCTAGGCAATATTTTCTCTAGAATGCAATTATAAGGTGAAGCAATAAAGGCATCGTACTCTTCAGCCTCTAAACCATGTACCTCTGGATGCTGCATAAATCCATTAGAACTCATTACAAAGTTTCTTGCGCCTAATAATTTGTAATGAAGAGGGTTTCTTAATGAAATACCGCAGGGATTAATATCCGTGAAGAAATCTTGACCTACCTTTTCAAAAGCTTCTTCAAGCAAAGTAGTATTCCACTGAAGTTCTCCTAAGTCTTTACCCATATATTGTATAGCAAATTCAATGGAAAAATTTGCACTAATTGGTACACGTTTAGGTACTTTGTTATCATACAAGTCACGAAACAACTGTTCTTTTTCACTGGATAACGTTGCCATTGACCTCCCCACCTTTGATGTATTTTGGTGTTTTTCCTGCCTTTGTTGAAGGTAAACGCTTTAGTCTTTTATCTTTTAAAAACATCTCCGTATTCTGATTTATTATCGCTATAATGTAATTATATCAAATATCTTAGGCAGGTCAATGCGTTTCCATATTATTTGTACAATTTAAAACAATCCAGTGAAAATGTCTTTCGTCCTATTTTTCATATAGCAATTTATTCTTCTCTGATGGATAGGCGCCTTCAGTTTGCATCCTCATATACTTCTTCAAAAACAGAAAAAAACTTCTCTATATTTTCCTCTGATGCTGGCACTGTCAACAAGGATACACCTACCAATGTTATAATTGCTAAAATGAACCCTGGCGCTGAATAATGCATATTGAAACTAGTCCATTTTGGTAAAATATTAAAAGCTGATAGGGCTACAAAAACAACTGAAGTGACGGAGGAAGTAATGGCTCCCCATTTCGTGCAACGCTTCCAATAAAGAGCACCAAAATAAGCTGGAAACAAACATGCAAATCCCGCAAAGGAGAATGTTGCAATAGCTAAAATCGTTGTTGGTCTCAACAAAACTAAAAGGTAGGCAACTACTGATAAAAATAAAATAAAGAAACGACTAATTTTATTTTCCTTTTCTTCTGACAGCTGTATCCCTCTGGACTTTAATATTGGTTTCAACAAATCATCAGAAAAAATCGAAGAAGAAGCTAGTAACATCCCATCCCAAGAAGACATAATGGCAGAAAGAATTCCGGCTCCTAATAAACCAATCATCCAAGTGGGAGCAAACCTTTCCGCTAGCATAGGAATAATGTTTTCCGCCTCCATTGCTGATAATCCTGGTATAGCAACACTTCCCCAAACCCCTAAGCTTACAGTTATGAAGAAAAAACCCCCATATAATACTGGATAAATAAGGGTATTCAATTGGATTACCTTTGGGCTGCTGGCGGACATATTTCTTATTAACATGTGCATCACTACACCATTAGCAAGGCCTGTACATAAAAAACTATAGGGAATCCATTGTCCTAGGCTTTGAGGTCCTTTACCACCTAACGATATCATGCTAGGGTCTAACTGCGAAACAATCGCGGCACTTCCTCCTAGTGTTCTATAAAGCATCACCATCATAATCACAATCACTGCCAGCATAATAAACCCTTGATAAATATTGGTCCATGCTGTACCTCGCATTCCGCCAGCATAGGCTACATAAGTGGTGATGACAAGGATCAACAATGCTCCTAACCAATAGGGAATTGCACCTGCAGTAATCGTGGATAGTATCACGCCTGCCCCTATTCCACAAATCAATATATAAGGTATTTCCAGAAGAATCTGCAGCACTGCCACGATATATCTAGGCAAATTATCTCCCCAGCGATCTCCCAGAAAATCAACTGGTGTAACATAACCATACCTATCTGCCAACAACCAAGTTCTATAACCTATCAAATAGAATCCAGCAGAACTTGTAAAAGCCGCAAGCCCTATCATGTAACCCATTGTGGAGTAACCCATCTGATAGGCATTGCTTGGAACACTTAGCATACCAAATGCGGTGATTTGAGATCCAAAAATAGACATAACAAGTGCCAATAATCCCAATGACCGATTTGCAACAAAAAGATCTACTAATGACATTTCCATCTTTCTTGCTGCTAAGTGTCCTATACAAATTGTCCCTATTAAGTATATAGAAACCATAGAAATCGTTAACATTACGCTGCCACCCATATTCATTCACCTACCCTTTCTTCATTTCTGATTTACTCTGGG
The sequence above is drawn from the Clostridium formicaceticum genome and encodes:
- a CDS encoding cobalamin B12-binding domain-containing protein — encoded protein: MASLAMDLNALTHAVGELDEDEVLEMLNEFVETSPSEEDAQKVVNACQQGMAIVGDLFDKGEYFVGDLIFAGELLTSAIETLKPVIGSGTTEKVGRIVLGTVEGDLHDIGKNIFRSMSEAAGFEVYDIGIDQSADAFLEKVKEVKPQIIGMSGVLTLAIDSMKNIIDEIKKEGLRDDVKIIIGGNPVTKEACEHVGADAFTTNAAEGVKICQDWVS
- a CDS encoding uroporphyrinogen decarboxylase family protein translates to MATLSSEKEQLFRDLYDNKVPKRVPISANFSIEFAIQYMGKDLGELQWNTTLLEEAFEKVGQDFFTDINPCGISLRNPLHYKLLGARNFVMSSNGFMQHPEVHGLEAEEYDAFIASPYNCILEKILPRIYTELNTSPAQKSIVFAKAFKAYYDELSVDRARMQRINKKFGYSSLGGIDVLTEAPFDFIADQLRGFKGIIRDLRMYPDKLLAAVEAVTPLMIRQGIPPKSPSKYLNTFIPLHMAPYIRPQDFEKFYWPTLKKLVEELAAMGYPCMLFLEHDWMRYVDYLCDLPENTRMRFEYGDPQLVKEKLGRKHIITGFYPITLLKTGTKQQCIDKAKELIDLLAPGGKYMFGFDKGIITADSVNTENLQAVLQYVAENAHY
- a CDS encoding sodium:solute symporter family protein, with amino-acid sequence MLTISMVSIYLIGTICIGHLAARKMEMSLVDLFVANRSLGLLALVMSIFGSQITAFGMLSVPSNAYQMGYSTMGYMIGLAAFTSSAGFYLIGYRTWLLADRYGYVTPVDFLGDRWGDNLPRYIVAVLQILLEIPYILICGIGAGVILSTITAGAIPYWLGALLILVITTYVAYAGGMRGTAWTNIYQGFIMLAVIVIMMVMLYRTLGGSAAIVSQLDPSMISLGGKGPQSLGQWIPYSFLCTGLANGVVMHMLIRNMSASSPKVIQLNTLIYPVLYGGFFFITVSLGVWGSVAIPGLSAMEAENIIPMLAERFAPTWMIGLLGAGILSAIMSSWDGMLLASSSIFSDDLLKPILKSRGIQLSEEKENKISRFFILFLSVVAYLLVLLRPTTILAIATFSFAGFACLFPAYFGALYWKRCTKWGAITSSVTSVVFVALSAFNILPKWTSFNMHYSAPGFILAIITLVGVSLLTVPASEENIEKFFSVFEEVYEDAN